In Meiothermus ruber DSM 1279, the following proteins share a genomic window:
- a CDS encoding cyclase family protein yields the protein MARFIDLSAPIQNSHPEVPEFQRIRIEFSDHTQGLEEVKRLFGIGPELLRNGEAWAVETIAQLGTHSSTHLDAPYHYNSQIGGRPAQRIDELPLEWCFAPGVVLEFRHKADGDAVRLEEVQSELARIGHSLRPLDIVLIRTGRDAFYGQPDYWKRGPGVTVEATRWLFEQGVRVMGIDAWGWDRPLYLQAQEALEQQRPGIFWAAHQADLPYAQIERLCNLGALPQTGFKLCCFPLRIVGASAAPARVVAILE from the coding sequence GTGGCACGCTTCATTGACCTATCGGCCCCGATCCAAAACAGCCACCCCGAGGTTCCGGAGTTTCAGCGTATCCGTATCGAGTTCTCCGATCATACCCAGGGGTTAGAGGAGGTGAAGCGGCTTTTTGGAATTGGCCCCGAGCTGCTGCGTAACGGCGAAGCCTGGGCGGTGGAAACCATCGCCCAGCTCGGCACCCACAGCTCCACCCACCTCGACGCCCCCTACCACTACAACTCCCAGATTGGCGGGCGGCCTGCCCAGCGGATCGACGAGCTTCCCCTGGAGTGGTGCTTTGCGCCAGGGGTGGTGCTGGAGTTCCGCCACAAGGCCGACGGCGACGCAGTGCGGCTTGAAGAGGTTCAGTCCGAACTGGCGCGCATCGGCCACTCTCTGAGACCGCTGGACATTGTACTTATCCGCACCGGACGGGATGCCTTCTACGGCCAGCCCGACTACTGGAAACGGGGGCCGGGGGTGACGGTGGAGGCCACCCGCTGGCTCTTTGAGCAGGGGGTGCGGGTGATGGGAATTGACGCCTGGGGCTGGGATCGCCCGCTGTACCTGCAGGCCCAGGAAGCCCTGGAGCAGCAGCGTCCCGGCATTTTCTGGGCCGCCCATCAGGCCGATCTGCCCTACGCGCAGATCGAACGACTGTGCAACCTGGGAGCCCTGCCTCAGACCGGCTTCAAGCTTTGTTGCTTTCCCTTGCGCATCGTGGGAGCCAGCGCCGCCCCAGCCCGGGTAGTAGCCATCTTGGAGTGA
- the hisD gene encoding histidinol dehydrogenase, which produces MAKIIKSGLSQQARFQADLEIQRTVEQILREVEAQGDAAVRAYSEQFDHWSPPSFQLSAEEIERAMASLPPQVLEDIAFAQEQIRNFARHQRQTLQDLEVETLPGVVLGHKHIPVDSVGCYVPGGRYAMVASAHMSIVTAREAGVRRIVACTPPLKGQLPAATVAAMAMAGADEIYLLGGVQAVAAMALGTQSMAPVDMLCGPGNAYIAEAKRQLFGRVGIDLLAGPTEVLVIADDSADAEMVATDLLGQAEHGPTSPAVLITTSKALAQETLQEIERQLQTLPTADVAGAAWRDYGEIILVENEEEAVLEADRIASEHVEVLTRNPEYFLQRLRNYGALFLGPQTNVAYGDKVIGTNHTLPTRKAARYSGGLWVGKFLKTVTYQKVSPEASALIGTYGSRLCALEGFWGHKAQCDLRVRRYGKEVAIH; this is translated from the coding sequence ATGGCAAAAATCATCAAATCGGGTTTATCCCAGCAAGCACGCTTCCAGGCCGATCTGGAGATACAGCGCACCGTCGAGCAGATACTGCGCGAGGTGGAAGCCCAGGGCGATGCTGCGGTGCGGGCCTACTCCGAGCAGTTCGACCATTGGTCACCCCCTTCCTTCCAGCTCTCTGCTGAGGAAATTGAAAGGGCCATGGCCAGTCTGCCCCCGCAAGTGCTGGAGGATATCGCCTTCGCCCAGGAGCAGATTCGCAACTTTGCCCGCCACCAGCGCCAGACCTTGCAAGACCTCGAGGTCGAGACCCTGCCGGGGGTGGTGCTGGGGCACAAGCATATACCGGTAGATAGCGTGGGCTGCTATGTGCCCGGCGGGCGCTACGCCATGGTGGCCTCGGCCCATATGAGCATCGTGACCGCCCGAGAGGCTGGGGTGCGGCGCATCGTGGCCTGCACACCTCCTCTCAAAGGTCAGCTCCCCGCGGCCACCGTCGCGGCCATGGCCATGGCCGGGGCCGACGAGATCTACTTGCTGGGCGGGGTGCAGGCCGTGGCCGCCATGGCCCTGGGCACACAGAGCATGGCCCCGGTGGACATGCTCTGTGGCCCCGGCAACGCTTATATCGCCGAGGCCAAACGCCAGCTTTTTGGTCGGGTAGGCATTGACCTCCTGGCCGGCCCCACCGAGGTACTGGTCATAGCCGACGACAGCGCCGATGCCGAGATGGTGGCCACCGACCTGCTGGGCCAGGCCGAGCACGGCCCCACCTCCCCGGCGGTGCTCATCACCACCAGCAAGGCCTTGGCCCAGGAAACCCTCCAGGAGATCGAGCGGCAGCTACAAACCCTCCCCACCGCCGACGTGGCCGGGGCAGCCTGGCGCGACTACGGCGAAATTATCTTGGTCGAAAACGAGGAAGAGGCGGTGCTTGAGGCCGACCGCATCGCCAGCGAGCACGTGGAGGTACTGACGCGCAACCCCGAATACTTTTTGCAGCGCTTGCGCAACTACGGGGCTTTGTTCTTAGGGCCGCAAACCAACGTGGCCTATGGCGATAAGGTAATTGGCACCAACCATACCTTACCCACCCGCAAAGCCGCGCGCTACAGCGGTGGCCTCTGGGTGGGTAAGTTCCTCAAAACCGTAACCTATCAGAAAGTAAGCCCCGAAGCCAGCGCCCTTATTGGCACCTATGGCTCCCGCCTGTGCGCGCTGGAGGGCTTCTGGGGGCACAAGGCCCAGTGCGACCTGCGGGTACGCCGCTACGGAAAGGAGGTGGCCATCCACTAA
- a CDS encoding SDR family NAD(P)-dependent oxidoreductase, with amino-acid sequence MQGQVVVITGGTGGIGSAICHRLAQAGAQVVVLYRSDPQKAARLLESLPGGGHLSLQADVTQSPTLEQAARRVAEQYGRLDLLVNNAGITRPVPHDDLEALDDELIDQIFRTNWRGAFATVRAFRGLLEQSPAPLIVNISSVAAQTGLGSNIAYCASKAALDSLTRSLARALAPRIRVVSVSPGWVLGEYASRMDPALLEAQRTRTPLGRLATAEDVAQAVYAAAVHLPHTTGAVLPVDGGRPLG; translated from the coding sequence ATGCAGGGGCAGGTGGTGGTGATCACCGGGGGCACTGGCGGCATTGGCAGCGCCATCTGCCACCGCCTGGCCCAAGCCGGGGCCCAGGTGGTGGTGCTCTATCGCAGCGACCCCCAAAAAGCAGCCCGCCTGCTCGAAAGCCTGCCCGGCGGAGGCCACCTCAGCCTGCAGGCCGATGTGACCCAGAGCCCGACCCTTGAGCAGGCGGCTCGGCGCGTGGCCGAGCAGTACGGCCGCCTCGACCTGCTGGTCAACAACGCCGGTATCACCCGGCCTGTCCCCCACGACGACCTCGAGGCCCTGGATGACGAGCTGATCGACCAAATTTTTCGCACCAACTGGCGGGGGGCCTTTGCCACAGTACGGGCCTTCCGAGGCCTGCTCGAACAAAGCCCCGCGCCGCTGATCGTCAACATCTCCTCGGTAGCGGCCCAGACCGGCCTGGGCAGCAACATCGCCTACTGTGCCAGCAAGGCCGCCCTCGACTCCCTGACCCGCTCGCTGGCCCGTGCCCTGGCCCCCCGCATCCGGGTGGTCTCGGTCTCACCGGGCTGGGTGCTGGGGGAGTACGCCAGCCGGATGGATCCGGCCTTGCTCGAGGCCCAGCGTACCCGCACCCCCCTGGGCCGCCTGGCCACTGCCGAGGACGTAGCGCAAGCGGTGTACGCCGCTGCAGTCCACCTGCCCCACACCACCGGGGCTGTTCTACCGGTGGACGGGGGCCGGCCCTTAGGATAG
- a CDS encoding VOC family protein yields the protein MFELRPHHVGLSVPDLEASRRWYSEMLGFEPEKELFIEQIPARVAFLRRGAFRLELFEVVGAQALPEERRQPHTDLRTHGTKHLAFAVPDVDQAVEALRARGVRVLLHQRIGGEPMAFICDNAGILLELVQAASFGE from the coding sequence GTGTTTGAGCTGCGCCCGCACCATGTGGGCCTGAGCGTGCCCGACCTCGAGGCCAGCCGCCGCTGGTACAGCGAGATGCTGGGCTTCGAGCCAGAAAAAGAGCTGTTCATTGAACAGATTCCAGCCCGGGTGGCCTTTTTGCGGCGGGGGGCTTTCCGCCTCGAGCTTTTCGAGGTCGTGGGGGCCCAGGCCCTGCCTGAGGAGCGGCGGCAGCCCCATACCGATTTGCGCACCCACGGTACCAAGCACCTGGCCTTTGCCGTGCCCGATGTGGATCAGGCCGTGGAGGCCCTGCGCGCACGGGGGGTGCGGGTGCTGCTGCACCAGCGCATCGGAGGCGAACCCATGGCCTTTATCTGCGACAACGCAGGCATCCTGCTCGAGCTCGTACAGGCTGCATCTTTTGGCGAATAG
- a CDS encoding ABC transporter ATP-binding protein yields the protein MSLRVEGLCVARGEAVVVRGVSFSVPLGEVTVLLGPNGAGKTSLLEALSGILPIQAGRLELCGREMSRASRVVRARAGLSHVQQGRVVFPTLSVEENLRVGARDGLEEAFRLFPELEKRRHTPAGQLSGGEQQMVVLARAILSRPQVLLVDEMSLGLAPLVVKRLLPVLKGLAEGGVGVLLVEQFARLALSLGHQALVMNQGRLVYSGPASALLRQPELLQWAYLGRSA from the coding sequence ATGAGCTTGCGGGTTGAGGGGCTCTGTGTAGCCCGTGGGGAAGCAGTGGTGGTGCGCGGGGTGAGTTTTAGCGTGCCACTGGGTGAGGTAACCGTGCTACTGGGCCCCAACGGAGCCGGCAAGACCAGCCTGCTCGAGGCCCTTTCTGGCATTCTTCCCATCCAAGCAGGCCGCTTAGAGCTCTGCGGTCGGGAGATGAGCCGGGCCTCCAGGGTGGTTCGCGCACGAGCCGGGCTATCCCATGTGCAGCAAGGTCGGGTGGTCTTCCCTACCTTGAGCGTGGAGGAGAACCTGCGGGTGGGCGCGCGGGATGGCCTCGAGGAGGCCTTTCGCCTCTTCCCTGAGCTAGAAAAACGCCGCCATACCCCCGCCGGTCAGCTTTCTGGAGGTGAGCAGCAGATGGTGGTGCTGGCCCGGGCCATTCTGAGCAGGCCGCAGGTGCTCTTGGTAGACGAGATGTCGCTGGGACTGGCACCGCTGGTGGTCAAGCGACTGCTGCCGGTGCTCAAGGGTCTGGCCGAAGGGGGGGTGGGGGTCTTGCTGGTGGAACAGTTTGCCAGGCTGGCCCTCTCCCTGGGCCACCAGGCCCTGGTGATGAACCAGGGGCGGCTGGTGTACAGCGGCCCGGCCTCGGCTTTGCTACGCCAGCCAGAGCTGCTGCAATGGGCCTATCTAGGAAGGAGTGCTTGA
- a CDS encoding VOC family protein: MPKCLLAQLIHVELITPRLEESLRFFTGIGGLYLVHREEQRAYLRCWGDYYTYSVILSEGPHAALGHAAWRTWSAEDLEQAVQNIERSGIQGEWIPHSFGHGPAYRFRSPGGHLIELVWEVERYKAPPHLASTFPERPQRFAGGGLEPRQLDHVTVATADVMRDAQWFREVLGFRFMCYNGLEENPDFVVFAMVTTNEKNHDLAFAKDMSPIPGRLHHLAFWVDTREAHQRAADLLLEAGIPLEYGPGIHGMGEQTYLYFREPGSGLRLEVNTGGVRNYVPDWEPVRWRPSQGSNTFFRNTAMPDSMLESFPLIGPELAAAADIDLVPDTQQHNPWGKRGQG, encoded by the coding sequence ATGCCCAAGTGTTTGTTAGCCCAACTCATCCACGTGGAACTCATCACCCCTAGGCTCGAGGAGTCCCTGCGCTTTTTCACCGGTATCGGTGGGTTGTACCTGGTGCATCGAGAAGAGCAGCGCGCGTACCTGCGCTGCTGGGGGGACTACTACACCTACAGCGTCATTCTGAGCGAGGGCCCCCATGCCGCCCTGGGCCATGCGGCCTGGCGTACCTGGAGCGCCGAAGACCTCGAGCAGGCTGTACAAAACATCGAACGAAGCGGTATCCAGGGCGAGTGGATCCCGCACAGCTTCGGCCATGGGCCGGCCTACCGCTTCCGCTCGCCCGGCGGGCACCTCATCGAGCTGGTCTGGGAGGTTGAGCGCTACAAAGCCCCGCCCCATCTGGCCTCCACCTTTCCCGAACGGCCCCAGCGCTTTGCCGGAGGGGGTTTGGAGCCGCGCCAACTTGACCATGTGACCGTAGCCACCGCCGACGTGATGCGCGATGCCCAGTGGTTCCGTGAGGTGCTGGGCTTCCGCTTTATGTGCTACAACGGCCTGGAGGAAAACCCCGATTTCGTAGTCTTCGCCATGGTCACCACCAACGAGAAAAACCACGACCTGGCCTTTGCTAAAGATATGTCCCCCATCCCGGGCCGGCTCCACCACCTGGCCTTCTGGGTAGACACCCGCGAGGCACACCAGCGGGCCGCCGACCTGCTTCTAGAGGCCGGGATTCCCCTCGAGTACGGCCCAGGCATTCACGGCATGGGCGAGCAGACCTACCTCTACTTCCGCGAACCCGGCAGCGGCCTGCGCCTCGAGGTCAATACCGGCGGGGTGCGCAACTACGTGCCCGACTGGGAACCGGTGCGCTGGCGGCCTTCCCAGGGCTCCAACACCTTCTTCCGCAACACCGCCATGCCCGACTCGATGCTGGAGTCCTTCCCCCTCATCGGGCCGGAGCTGGCCGCGGCCGCCGACATCGACCTGGTGCCCGACACCCAGCAGCACAACCCCTGGGGCAAGCGGGGGCAGGGTTAG
- a CDS encoding SDR family NAD(P)-dependent oxidoreductase, whose translation MNEVLHKSRSQRLAGKVALVSGIGSGIGQACALMFARHGAWVVGCDLDASATQATLEAARSEGLELASLHPCDLTRPAEVQRWVAYALGLHQRLDVLVNAAAAAVFKPIEALSFAEWKRTLEAELDTVFLVCQAAWPYLKQNGGSIINFASANAYGVLERSPALAHCAGKGGVLAMTRQLALEGAPYGIRANTISPGLVVTGATAPVIADPEIRALWLKKHMLGRFGQPEDVAWMAVFLASDESNWITASDFAVDGGTRAL comes from the coding sequence TTGAACGAGGTTCTGCACAAAAGTCGTTCTCAACGTCTGGCCGGTAAAGTGGCCCTGGTCAGCGGGATTGGCAGCGGCATTGGTCAGGCCTGCGCCTTGATGTTTGCCCGGCATGGGGCCTGGGTGGTGGGTTGCGATCTGGATGCCTCCGCAACCCAGGCCACCCTCGAGGCAGCCCGCTCCGAAGGCCTCGAGCTGGCCAGCCTCCACCCCTGCGACCTAACCCGCCCGGCCGAGGTACAGCGTTGGGTCGCGTATGCCCTGGGTCTGCACCAGCGCCTCGATGTGCTGGTAAACGCCGCCGCTGCCGCTGTTTTCAAACCCATCGAGGCGCTGAGCTTTGCCGAGTGGAAGCGCACCCTGGAGGCCGAGCTGGACACAGTCTTCCTGGTCTGCCAGGCAGCCTGGCCCTACCTCAAGCAAAACGGCGGCTCTATCATCAATTTTGCTTCAGCCAACGCTTACGGCGTGCTCGAGCGGAGTCCGGCCCTGGCCCACTGCGCAGGCAAAGGGGGGGTGCTGGCCATGACCCGGCAGCTAGCCCTCGAGGGAGCACCCTATGGCATCCGGGCCAATACCATCTCGCCGGGCCTGGTGGTAACGGGGGCTACCGCTCCGGTCATCGCTGACCCAGAGATCCGTGCACTGTGGCTCAAGAAGCACATGCTGGGCCGCTTCGGCCAGCCAGAGGACGTGGCCTGGATGGCGGTGTTTTTGGCGTCGGACGAGTCCAACTGGATCACCGCCTCCGATTTTGCGGTGGATGGAGGAACTCGAGCTTTATGA
- a CDS encoding nuclear transport factor 2 family protein, whose product MTRDRYDEYIRRFNAQDPTVFEEFLTPNVYVLNGTLELRGIESMQKHYARIWRTFRETLHIRRFVANSTGLAVQMWAQFMALQEDPVSPFGAVRAGERFDFHGLILYTLEQGRFREIWVAYNRFVRTDLEGQQTELGIPH is encoded by the coding sequence ATGACCCGCGACCGCTACGACGAGTACATCCGCCGTTTCAACGCGCAAGACCCAACGGTTTTCGAGGAATTTCTAACCCCCAACGTCTACGTGCTCAACGGCACCCTCGAGCTCCGCGGCATCGAGAGCATGCAGAAACACTACGCCCGCATCTGGCGCACCTTTCGCGAGACGCTGCACATCAGGCGCTTTGTGGCCAACTCGACTGGGCTGGCTGTGCAGATGTGGGCCCAGTTCATGGCCCTCCAGGAAGATCCTGTTTCACCCTTCGGCGCGGTGCGCGCAGGTGAGCGCTTCGATTTCCACGGCCTGATTTTGTACACCCTGGAACAGGGCCGCTTCCGCGAGATCTGGGTAGCCTACAACCGCTTCGTGCGCACCGACCTGGAGGGCCAGCAGACCGAGCTGGGCATACCCCATTAA
- a CDS encoding ABC transporter permease subunit: MLRASPWFLLALVALALLPLLLPNYWLFLLTSMLISSMVTLSVGLVSGMAGMISLGQLSFAGVGGWMVAYFNANNLPIPFVLQVLIGALVAVPLGIVIGLPALRVRGVHLAVVTFGFAAVADLFFTILNFPGGVMGKPVLRPDFLSHDRSYYWFCLFLFVLLVLGVNALYRSRLGSAWLAVKHSERAAAAMGLNVAATKLWAFAMSAFIAGLSGGLLAGQVGLLSATNFSPTASLILFASAIMVGARYPAGAVLAGVMAWLVPEVLGRLHLSQNLGNLIFALGTIAALKAGGGIFEVAARQKKPAATPPLPPPAAPAPAAHTPSDQVVLEVQNLCVAYGQVLALNKVSFSLKEGQVLGLIGPNGAGKSSLVDALSGFTPYQGRVQLEGRSLEGWSAAQRARAGLRRSFQQDRTIPELSVQAYLELSAGRALPKEELAWALEFAGLTELGLELHSLNMGTRRRLEVAGILLSRPKVVLLDEPAAGLSSEESLQLARQIAGIPARYGCSVILIEHDMEVVRAACSEVVVLDFGCLIEAGPTTRVLSSPRVAAAYLGEEVLA; encoded by the coding sequence ATGCTGCGCGCTAGCCCCTGGTTCCTTCTGGCGTTGGTTGCGCTGGCCCTTCTGCCCCTGCTGCTGCCCAACTACTGGCTTTTTTTGCTAACCAGCATGCTGATCTCAAGCATGGTCACCCTGAGTGTGGGGCTGGTAAGCGGTATGGCCGGGATGATCTCGCTGGGGCAGCTTTCTTTTGCCGGGGTGGGGGGGTGGATGGTGGCCTACTTTAACGCCAACAATCTACCCATTCCCTTTGTCCTACAGGTTTTGATTGGTGCGCTGGTAGCCGTGCCGCTGGGCATCGTCATCGGCTTACCGGCTCTGCGGGTGCGGGGGGTGCATCTGGCAGTGGTCACTTTTGGCTTTGCAGCGGTGGCCGATCTGTTCTTTACCATCCTGAACTTTCCCGGTGGGGTGATGGGAAAGCCGGTGCTGCGGCCCGATTTTTTGTCCCACGACCGCAGTTATTACTGGTTTTGCCTGTTCCTTTTTGTACTTCTGGTGCTGGGGGTAAACGCCCTGTACCGCAGCCGCCTCGGCAGCGCCTGGCTGGCGGTCAAGCACAGTGAGCGCGCCGCAGCAGCTATGGGTCTGAACGTGGCCGCTACCAAGCTGTGGGCCTTCGCCATGAGCGCTTTTATAGCCGGTCTGAGCGGAGGGCTTCTGGCCGGGCAGGTGGGCTTGCTGAGCGCCACCAACTTTTCACCCACCGCTTCACTGATTCTGTTCGCCAGCGCGATTATGGTGGGGGCGCGCTACCCCGCCGGGGCCGTGCTGGCCGGGGTGATGGCCTGGCTGGTGCCCGAGGTGCTGGGCCGCTTGCATCTTTCGCAGAACCTGGGCAACCTCATTTTTGCCCTGGGCACGATTGCTGCTCTAAAAGCCGGAGGGGGCATTTTCGAGGTGGCAGCCCGGCAAAAAAAGCCCGCTGCGACACCACCGCTTCCACCGCCAGCGGCCCCGGCACCCGCCGCCCACACCCCCAGCGACCAGGTGGTGCTCGAGGTTCAAAACCTTTGCGTAGCCTACGGGCAGGTGCTGGCCCTCAACAAGGTGAGCTTCAGCCTTAAGGAAGGCCAGGTGCTGGGGCTAATAGGGCCCAATGGTGCAGGCAAATCGAGTCTGGTAGATGCCCTTAGCGGCTTCACGCCCTACCAGGGACGCGTGCAGCTCGAGGGGCGAAGCCTGGAAGGGTGGAGCGCCGCACAGCGGGCCCGCGCCGGGCTGCGCCGTAGCTTCCAGCAGGATCGCACCATCCCCGAGCTGAGTGTGCAGGCCTACCTGGAGCTCTCTGCCGGGCGTGCCCTGCCGAAGGAAGAGCTGGCCTGGGCCCTGGAATTTGCCGGGTTGACCGAGTTGGGCCTGGAGTTGCACAGCCTAAACATGGGTACCCGGCGCAGGCTCGAGGTGGCCGGCATCCTGCTGTCTCGACCCAAGGTGGTACTGCTGGACGAACCAGCCGCGGGGCTCTCGAGCGAAGAAAGCCTACAACTGGCCCGGCAAATTGCCGGTATACCAGCCCGCTACGGCTGTTCGGTGATTCTCATCGAACACGACATGGAAGTGGTACGGGCCGCTTGCAGCGAGGTGGTGGTGCTGGACTTCGGTTGCTTGATCGAAGCAGGCCCCACCACCAGGGTGCTATCGAGCCCGCGGGTGGCCGCGGCCTATCTGGGCGAGGAGGTGCTGGCATGA
- a CDS encoding FAD-binding oxidoreductase → MKFKGEIFWQGDAGYEEARVGRIFNGRRPARYPKAVLFAEDEQDVVAAVRLAKEQGLKVAVRSGGHSWAAWGLRDQAILLDLSRMQTMAYDEATGIVQVSPAVKGGQTLAPYLEARGRMFHGGHCPTVGLGGFLLQGGMGWNCRGWGWAAEAIVAMDVVTAQGELVRADAQHNPDLFWAARGAGPGFFGVVTRFYLQTRPLPKALTQSTQIYPLDCWQEVLTWLQETHAAVDTRVELVALSLVPPGMDRHALVVHGLAMVDTPEEGREALALLETCPVLERALVHQVAQPTSFAQERQEQLRQNPEGCRYAVDNAWLQGSPAEVVPRLHEAFTQPPTAKTFTLWFSMAPLRPLPDMALSLQSEIYLAIYTIWEDEADDARCRSWLARQMATLEPVTLGQYLGDSDFTTRSLKFMSDANWARLQAIRAQRDPEGLFVSYLTSNPLTLNQNPWEVHRV, encoded by the coding sequence ATGAAATTCAAAGGTGAGATCTTCTGGCAAGGGGATGCAGGCTACGAAGAAGCCCGTGTGGGGCGCATCTTCAACGGACGCAGACCCGCGCGCTACCCAAAAGCAGTCCTCTTTGCCGAGGACGAGCAGGATGTGGTGGCCGCGGTGCGGCTGGCCAAGGAACAAGGGCTTAAGGTGGCGGTGCGCTCCGGAGGACATAGCTGGGCGGCCTGGGGCCTGCGTGATCAGGCAATCTTGCTTGATTTATCGCGGATGCAGACGATGGCCTACGACGAGGCCACAGGCATTGTGCAGGTGAGTCCAGCGGTTAAGGGGGGCCAGACCCTAGCCCCTTACCTCGAAGCCCGGGGCCGCATGTTCCACGGGGGGCACTGTCCAACGGTAGGCCTGGGCGGCTTTCTCTTACAGGGCGGGATGGGCTGGAACTGCCGGGGCTGGGGCTGGGCCGCTGAAGCCATTGTAGCGATGGATGTGGTGACCGCCCAGGGTGAGCTGGTGCGGGCCGATGCCCAGCACAACCCCGACCTCTTCTGGGCCGCTCGCGGGGCAGGGCCGGGGTTTTTTGGGGTGGTGACCCGGTTTTACCTGCAAACCCGGCCTCTGCCCAAAGCCCTCACCCAGAGCACCCAGATCTACCCGCTGGACTGCTGGCAAGAGGTGCTCACCTGGCTTCAGGAAACCCACGCAGCGGTGGACACCCGGGTGGAGCTGGTAGCGCTCAGCCTGGTACCCCCGGGCATGGATCGCCATGCCCTGGTGGTGCACGGCCTGGCCATGGTGGACACCCCGGAGGAAGGGCGCGAAGCCCTGGCCCTGCTCGAAACCTGTCCGGTGCTGGAGCGGGCCCTGGTGCACCAGGTGGCCCAGCCCACCAGCTTTGCCCAGGAGCGCCAGGAGCAGCTACGACAAAACCCCGAGGGCTGCCGTTATGCGGTGGACAACGCCTGGCTGCAAGGAAGCCCAGCGGAGGTGGTGCCCCGCTTGCACGAGGCTTTCACCCAACCACCGACCGCCAAAACCTTCACCCTCTGGTTTAGCATGGCCCCCTTGCGACCCCTGCCCGATATGGCCCTTTCGCTCCAAAGCGAGATTTATCTGGCCATCTACACCATCTGGGAGGATGAGGCCGATGATGCGCGCTGCCGTAGCTGGCTGGCTCGGCAGATGGCCACCCTCGAGCCCGTCACGTTGGGGCAGTACCTGGGCGACTCCGACTTCACCACCCGCTCGCTCAAGTTTATGAGCGATGCGAACTGGGCCCGGTTACAGGCCATCCGAGCCCAGCGCGACCCCGAAGGGCTGTTCGTCTCCTACCTAACAAGCAACCCCCTCACCCTCAACCAAAACCCCTGGGAGGTGCACCGTGTTTGA
- a CDS encoding amidohydrolase family protein has product MPRLDLHGHLEPPAYSTQVAQALGPAPVPPWTVEAQLEMMAQYQIAATVVSLPPPGVFLGDQAQANELAHQVNEFYAALVREHPKRYAALAALPLPDVEAALAELAHALDVLRLDGVALFTQTAGLYLGDPRWEPLMAELDRRGAYVFVHPTLPPYTNPLAQTPVWVLEFPFETTRAITHLLYSGVFHRYPRIRFQFAHLGGAVPFLAHRLASLVERAPGLKLTGQVPEGPLAYLRRLYYDTGLSNHAPALAATLEVADCRQVVFGTDWPYALLPPGHDPAPGLTYLGDRRHQVEFENARALVPRLFAKEIA; this is encoded by the coding sequence ATGCCTCGACTGGATCTCCATGGACACCTCGAGCCGCCTGCCTACAGCACCCAGGTGGCTCAGGCTCTTGGCCCGGCCCCTGTGCCCCCCTGGACAGTGGAGGCGCAGCTCGAGATGATGGCGCAGTACCAAATTGCAGCCACAGTGGTTTCGCTGCCCCCGCCGGGGGTATTTCTGGGTGATCAGGCCCAGGCCAACGAGCTGGCCCACCAGGTCAACGAGTTCTACGCTGCTTTGGTACGGGAGCACCCAAAGCGGTATGCCGCGCTGGCTGCCCTACCACTGCCCGATGTGGAGGCTGCCCTTGCCGAGCTGGCCCATGCCCTGGATGTGCTCCGGCTGGACGGGGTGGCGCTTTTCACCCAGACCGCTGGCCTTTACCTGGGCGATCCCCGGTGGGAACCCCTAATGGCTGAACTCGATCGGCGGGGGGCTTACGTTTTTGTGCACCCCACCCTTCCCCCTTATACCAACCCGTTAGCGCAAACCCCGGTCTGGGTACTGGAGTTTCCCTTCGAAACCACCCGGGCCATCACCCACCTGCTCTACTCGGGTGTCTTCCATCGCTACCCCCGGATCCGCTTCCAGTTTGCCCATCTGGGGGGGGCTGTTCCCTTTTTAGCCCACCGGCTGGCCTCCCTGGTCGAGCGGGCCCCAGGGCTCAAGCTCACGGGGCAGGTGCCCGAGGGGCCGCTGGCCTATCTGCGCCGGCTATACTACGACACCGGCCTTTCTAACCACGCCCCGGCCCTGGCCGCCACCCTCGAGGTAGCCGACTGCAGACAGGTGGTTTTTGGCACGGACTGGCCCTACGCCCTGCTACCCCCCGGCCACGACCCGGCCCCTGGTCTGACCTATCTGGGCGACCGGCGCCACCAGGTGGAGTTTGAGAACGCTCGAGCCCTTGTCCCACGTTTGTTTGCAAAGGAGATCGCATGA